From a single Miscanthus floridulus cultivar M001 chromosome 8, ASM1932011v1, whole genome shotgun sequence genomic region:
- the LOC136474074 gene encoding prohibitin-3, mitochondrial-like produces MAGGGQAAVSFLTRMAKVAVGLGVAASAASTSFYTVDGGERAVIFDRVRGVLPQTTSEGTHFLVPILQKPFIFDIRTRPHSFSSTSGTKDLQMVNLTLRVLSRPDVEHLPDIFNSLGLEYDEKVLPSIGNEVLKAVVAQFNADQLLTERPHVSALVRESLTQRAREFNIVLDDVAITHLAYGPEFSQAVEKKQVAQQEAERSRFLVARAEQERRAAIVRAEGESEAARLISEATTTAGNGLIELRRIEAAKEIAGVLARTPNVSYIPAGDNGQMLLGLNAAR; encoded by the coding sequence ATGGCTGGCGGCGGGCAGGCGGCGGTGTCGTTCCTGACGCGGATGGCGAAGGTGGCTGTGGGGTTGGGCGTGGCGGCGTCCGCGGCCTCCACGTCCTTCTACACGGTGGACGGCGGGGAGCGCGCCGTCATCTTCGATCGCGTCCGCGGCGTGCTCCCGCAGACGACGTCAGAGGGTACTCATTTCCTGGTCCCCATCCTCCAGAAGCCCTTCATCTTCGACATCCGCACTCGCCCTCACAGCTTCTCCTCCACCTCCGGCACCAAGGACCTCCAGATGGTCAACCTCACGCTCCGCGTCCTGTCGCGCCCCGACGTCGAACACCTCCCGGACATCTTCAACTCCCTCGGCCTCGAGTACGACGAGAAGGTCCTCCCATCCATCGGCAACGAGGTGCTCAAGGCCGTCGTCGCGCAGTTCAACGCCGACCAGCTCCTCACCGAGCGTCCCCACGTCTCCGCGCTCGTCCGCGAGTCGCTCACCCAGCGCGCCCGCGAGTTCAACATCGTCCTCGACGACGTCGCCATCACCCACCTAGCCTACGGGCCGGAGTTCTCGCAGGCCGTCGAGAAGAAGCAGGTCGCGCAGCAGGAGGCCGAGCGCTCCAGGTTCCTCGTCGCACGCGCCGAGCAGGAGAGGCGCGCCGCCATCGTCCGCGCCGAGGGGGAGAGCGAGGCCGCGCGCCTTATCTCCGAGGCCACGACCACTGCGGGCAACGGCCTGATCGAGCTCAGGAGGATCGAGGCGGCTAAGGAGATCGCCGGCGTCCTGGCGCGCACGCCCAACGTCTCCTACATCCCCGCCGGCGACAATGGCCAGATGCTGCTCGGGCTTAACGCCGCCCGGTGA